One Dama dama isolate Ldn47 chromosome 31, ASM3311817v1, whole genome shotgun sequence genomic window carries:
- the LOC133049945 gene encoding uncharacterized protein C8orf90-like, which yields MASPCSGDPSPAGLPPCPVATPGETRGGVRGPAAPQEPPFPDIYGGDAQLWEAHFRGIGRAYRALGKENDFAIRVLTEDFTLPFPFAWPPGPDPARGPLFYDPHDRTGFDFLLRGPGAPPPALLRPLHRAAQAALRKRRLEQLALSYAHAGAGPRPGLVLLAPAPGAAGSAFPGPEAASPSGGAPRLG from the exons ATGGCTTCCCCCTGTTCCGGGGACCCCAGCCCGGCAGGTCTGCCCCCGTGTCCTGTAGCCACTCCAGGTGAGACACGCGGAGGGGTTcggg GCCCCGCCGCGCCCCAGGAGCCCCCGTTCCCGGACATCTACGGCGGGGACGCGCAGCTGTGGGAGGCGCATTTCCGCGGCATCGGGCGCGCCTACCGCGCGCTGGGCAAGGAGAACGACTTCGCCATCCGCGTGCTCACGGAGGACTTCACGCTGCCCTTCCCGTTCGCCTGGCCGCCGGGGCCCGACCCTGCTCGCGGGCCGCTCTTCTACGACCCGCACGACCGCACGGGCTTCGACTTCCTGCTGCGGGGCCCGGGCGCGCCGCCCCCCGCGCTGCTGCGGCCCCTGCACAGAGCGGCGCAGGCGGCGCTGCGCAAGCGGCGCCTGGAGCAGCTGGCGCTGAGCTACGCGCACGCGGGCGCCGGCCCCCGGCCCGGCCTGGTGCTGCTGGCGCCCGCGCCCGGCGCAGCGGGCAGCGCCTTCCCTGGGCCCGAGGCCGCTTCCCCCAGCGGGGGTGCCCCCCGGCTGGGCTAG